A portion of the Ferrovum sp. JA12 genome contains these proteins:
- a CDS encoding sulfurtransferase TusA family protein: MDIDKELDARGLSCPLPILRTKKTLSDMSSGQLLKVIATDNGAPKDMQAFANQTGHQLVDSLETNGEFIFIFKKK, translated from the coding sequence ATGGATATTGATAAAGAGTTAGACGCGAGAGGCTTGAGCTGCCCATTACCTATTTTAAGAACCAAGAAAACACTGTCCGATATGAGTTCTGGTCAATTATTAAAAGTGATTGCTACCGACAACGGTGCTCCTAAAGACATGCAAGCCTTTGCCAATCAAACTGGTCATCAATTGGTGGATTCCCTTGAAACCAATGGTGAATTTATTTTTATCTTTAAAAAGAAATAA